ctttctttctctaTATAAACATCAGCACAAATCAGTGGCAGCTCAGAATCTGCCACTGCACAGAATTCTTTaaatactgcctttttttttttcttttatcttatctGCACTGTAGGATGTGAGGGCTAGTCTCAAAAAGGTTCTACAGAGAAGGCTTAGCATGGGAGAGCAGCCAACCCTACAACTATTGTGAGAGGTAGAAAGCTGAAGAACTCAAAATGTGTACTTACTGTGATGTGAAAGAGCTACACTAACGTCAAGACCACCACAACCACACGCTGGGCTATTTCAGTTTGGTGACCACAttttatctttgtatttctttactgGTGTTGATAGTTATCTGTTAACTGAACAGGGGAAATCATCTGTACAAAGATACTTTCCACTAAAGgtgaaaataaaatctactgaactacagagagagagagagagagagagagagagagagagagagagagagagagagagagagagagaaaggacttccaactcagagatctgcttgcctctgcctcctaaatgttggCTTAAAGACATGTACCAACATGCTTGGCCGCTAAATCTATTTTAATTGCTATtgcacataaaacataaaatactacAAACAGCTTGCATCTAAAACTACTGGAATTAAAACAACACATGATTGGGCTTCTCAGATTGTTTGATGTACTCTCCCATTCCAATCTTGATGCCTACAATCCTCTTTGGCTGTCTATCAGGTCCTTTACTGAAAgcccacagaggaaaaaaagtacactgagttttttttttttttttttttttttttttttttttttttttttgatttttcgagacagggtttctctgtgtagccttggccatcctggactcactttgtagaccaggttggcctcgaactcacagcgatccgcctgcctctgcctcccgagtactgggattaaaggtgtgcgccaccacgcccggctacactgagattttaaaatacagtttttgtATGTATTCATGTTGTGGACACAacaaatttgaaacaaaaaaaaaaaaaaaaaaaaaaaggtgggaggACGTCCTCCAAACAGACTGGGTCTAAGTTGAAGTTAGCTCACCTTTCTTAGCCTGATTTTTCtccattataataaaattttatccaAGAGTATTTTAGAATCACTGTCCTACAACTTGGTTCTCTTACTCGCTGCACAAGCTGAGGTAATAACTAACCACAAGTTACTGGAAGTTGATCAGTCTGTCCTTAGTACCCAGGTGTAAAACAATATTACACTTCTTACTCTGCCTCTGTATTGGGGCGGAAACTCAAGAGAGCTGGGCTCTGGTCTTAGCCAAGTTCTGGCTTCTGGCTAGAGCTGTGACTTCAGGtgatttgaaaatttaaatgtcatGGAGCATTTCCAACAGAGACTGCACATTTTGGCCACCTGATGAAACATACTTTATTGCTGACTGAGTCCCCTTCCCAGAGGTTCTTAATGTGCGCTGACCTGCTAGCTGTCCAGGTGATTCTAAACAGAAAGACAGCTCCTGGCAGTGGTGAATCTCAAGGTTCAGCATTAATCAGTACCTAGGATAGAGTTGCTGGTTGCTCCGCTCATCTCACTCCGTAAGTACGGGATGTAACCCACACACTTTCAGGGAATACTGATGCTTTTGTCCAGAGACCTTGCAGGTAGCCTGCTAGGAATATTACTGATACTATCCTCCAAAGTTCTGAGTTTAAATCATAATTCTATTATTACTACCCATATAATCTTAGGAAAATAATTTGTTCtctcttcttcagtctctttaCAGTAATACTTAGATCTCAGGGTAATTCATAGTGTTACCAAGCAGTTTAGTACAGTCCCTGGCATAGACTATAATTACAAAGACTCATTTTATCTGTTGCCTGTGACTAGATGGTCCAGTTAGTTACATGAAATCACTCACATGGAaaacttcagggaaaaaaaaaaaagaaacagaaacaactgaagcaaacaatatctattaaaattatatataatacaagataaatataagaaatacttTTAAGTATTGGGACTTAAAAATACCTACAATCaattttcaaaactttaaacaaTATAATTTATGTGGTGGGAGCATCATATACAATCTATAAGGTGGTAGGAATATTAGAGTCAGTCTATAAGGAACATAAATTTTTAGTAATCTATAATGCAGTCTTAATACCTCATCTAtgataattttagtttttatataacCAAGAGTGAAATGCTAAAGATTTGCCTAAAACTTAATGTTTTGGATAAGCGCTATTTATTTCCCTCGGAGACCCGACGATATCAGATTCCCTATCAACCAAAGTAAAACTTTATACCGATGgtattttttattacatgtatccACACACAACAGTTTTCTATCCTCCTTGCCACTTCTTTCACTTTGTATGTCTGAAGgtcttttgaaataaaatgtcaaaCCCTGAGGTGAATCCTAGCGGTAAGAAGCAGGCTGTGGCAGAGCTGTTATCCATGCCATCAGATACAGGGAGGGTACCAGACACTGGGCCTCCAAAGTGGTGCTGGTTAAGACAAGAACTGAGACAagaacagttttgttttctgtgggacTTAATGACTCCTGTTATTAAATCAGTTGCAAAAAGTACTGAATGGCTTAGTTATATGAAGATTGTTTAAAGCAAATGTCTCCCTGTATCAACAGTTTACCCTGAGGCAAAGTCTTATTGGACTGTTAAggatttttctttccattctacCCTGACGCCTGACACAAcagctttccttttctgaatTCTTTATAACACCTTTATAACATCTGTGTATCTTTGTTGCTGCATCGTGCTGTTTTGCATGGcaacatttcttttcttactgGTCTCATTTATTGCTCAACCTGTTAGACTTTTCACCTAAGCATGCTCTTACTAGATGGTAAGTGCCTAAAGATCCTCACCCTGCCCTTCCTCTAAGGAACCTTAAGTGCGCCTCTTCTCAGGGGctattttcttttgctctctgcAATATAAACAATGTACACTTACATGACTAACTCCATTTTAATGCTCTCTTCCTAACTGTAACCATGATGTCCTTTTGGATGAAGTAtatgctttcctttctttataaaggtGTCTTGAGAAAACTAAAatgcaataaacatttgttaaGTAGCTGCTAGATTGTCAAGAAAAGTCTTCATAAGCTTATGTCAAAACAATACTCTGGTCAATATATTTAGAAGACGGAAATTATTGTGGTAAAGTGAAAAAAGACTAAGCTTGGTTCAACTATCCTCAGCACtctaaaagcaacttagagaCTACATCAACAGGACAGCTCCTACCTCGCTAATATCCCTGCTATTCTCTGGCATCTATTCATCCACTTTGTAGTCTCAGGCTTTCCTGAGAAATGCTCAAGAAATTTTCTGCTCCCTCTACCAAACAAAACTTACTTCGTCCCCTTCTCTGAAACCCAGTCCATAAACttactaaaacaaaaaactagtgtTTAGAGCTTTGgggtaaaaaattttttaaaaaaggaaaaccactAAGTCTTGGCCTTCTCATCTTAACTTAGTCATAAGCAGGCTGGTTTTAGGTCCATCCTCTCAGGAAGGCAGGTCCTTCCCTCAGGTTTTGCCTGACACTAGAAACTGAAAACCGTTGTGTAGCTTAGAGGGTTCAAGTGCCACCACCTTGAggcatggtctttttttttttttttttttccagttgttttgATGGTTTATTTGGCCCTACTGCTGCCCATACCCATCCCAATGGAGTCTTTAATAGCACTGTAAAATACCAACTAGAGTAGCTCAGAGACTGGTAGGGCTCATCTTTATACCCCAAGTCTTTTGAACAGACTGACGTGGGCAGCGCTGTTTTACTACAGTTTACCACGTCACTGTAGCTACGGGATAATGCTTGTTCAACTGTTAATGAATTGCTTCAGTTATTATTCTCCTACTGCCACTGATTGAGCATTCTCTTGTAAAGCAaactttccctcccccccttaTACATGCTCTGCCAATAGCTCCCAAAGCTCTTCAGTTACAACCATCCCTTAGCACTGTGTATGTTTCTAACTTGTGGACAAAGACTTACAAACGTAAAAGTTCTCTTTTCAATCCAGAACTCATTGTTCAATATGAGTCTTGATTATATATGAAGGAATATGATCCCCTAGTCCCAAAAAAATTGTCCGTTAGAAACCCAGGAACCAGTATAGTTTTCTCACCTCTTTAATTCTCCATAAGGCATCAATGTTATGCTACCGTATATACATGtgttactgtatatatgtattttttgagGTAAAAAACTTCACCCACCTATGTCAAATATAGGCATCTACGTATGTAGTAACAAATTAAAGGCCACAAATACTTCCCAAGAAaaagcattaaaagaaaaaaaaaatcagctcttcCTTTCACGTAGCACAGCTAGCCTTCAAAGCACGCCAGCTAAGAAAAAGGTGCCATCCATGGTGACAGGTAGACTGAGCTTTTCCTCTTTGGGTGATAGCTGAATTTGTATTGGCAGTTCTAGTAAATATGTAACTTCTCATTTGTTCTAAGCAAGGCTTTTTCCCCAGCTTTTCTTCAATTAATACCTTTACTCTTCCATTAGAATCTGAAGTCTTGGAGACTTTGAACAGAAAGGTTTTGGGTGGTAATCAGTCACTTTAAATCATGTGTTGGCTATGTAGAGAAGAAAAGATATGGGAGAGTGTCAGAGATGGTGAGTGAGAGAACTAGTTCATTGGACACACTGGAAGGCAGCTGGCATTTCAAAGCTGTTTTCGGTATCTCACAAAGGCCCACACTGCTACCATGGTGAAGGCAAACACTGGTAGCAGCACCATAGCTACAGGAATTCCACTTGGTTCTCCTTCACCTCGATGTGCTATAGGTCCATTCTGCACTGGTAACTGAAAGGGAAGCAGAAATATTAACTCTCTGACTCCTGTGTATGCCACACTTAAAAGATGCAAGTCGACCATTTCCTGGAAGTGTAGTCTATACCACCCAAAGCTATAAAACGCACACACTTTCCAGCAGAAGGAGCTCCTCACCTAGCTGATACATCACTTTCACATATATTCTGGGAAGAAAATAGTTCTGATAGAAAAGCATTTAACCTTGTTTGGTACTGACTTTATGGGACCTCACAGAGTAAAGTAGaaaatttctgtttctataatGTCTACTCCATATAGACTCCACCTTTATTTGTGCCCAGCATTGCAAACTTAGGAGCAAGAGAGTAACTTAGAAGCTGTAAAGCATTTCCAAGTACTGAAATTGCAACTGTGTTGACACAGTTTGGATCTGTTCTTATTGCATTCTAATGACTGATAGTCTTTGTAAATAAACATTTCCAGAAAGAagacttccttcctctcccctttcctgctCAACAATAGCCAGACTTCTTGAAGGACCATAGGTTTCGTCTTATCCCTTTGTTTTCCTGATAGGAAGCTACTTTTCTTCTACATTTGCTATTCTACCATTTATTACTTGATGAGAAGTTCTGAAAAGACATGCTTTCTAGGAAGACATGGTTTTCAGGGTTAGATGAATTGTTTGACCACTACTACTTTTTGCATTGTAAGTGGATGCTTCCTAAAGTGAACACTGAAAATCATTTCCCATATACCTTCCAAAGGAATCCTTTTTATATCTGAAATATATGCCTATCACCTATATAGCTCCATAAGTTCTCCCATGCTTTAGAAACAGagaagaacaataacaaaagcagaTGCTGACCAATACTGTCTTTTATCAACCTGCTTTTGAATTGAACACCCACATTCTATTTGCAActctggttgctttcttggatgtcttttatgttttgcctttcttcttgtttttctttctttttaagtttttgttttctttaagactaGAGTTGCACACCATGTAGTTCAAGCTGGCTTCTACTTTCTCGAATTCTTCACTAGCTCCTTTAAGTCTTCTTCAGCCTCTAAATCCTCACTTGGCCTCTTAGCAAAGAGTACACCAATTTAAGAAAAATCATAGACACGCTTAACTTGGGCTGTAGATGAACTCAGAAATCCTTGGCGCTGTGGGAGGAACTTGGACCTCCTTTCCATCATCCAAATTATAAAACACCATTTACTTTTTCTTAAGAGTTGCCTTTCAAGCACTCAGGTCTTAGCCAATGTGGTCATGGGAAGATAACCTTTATAATGGGAGGCAGAAAGTATACCATCTTTGTAGTCAGAGTTTCATAAATAAGAGTTTTCAAAGGTACACATATGGTGCTTTCCCTAACAAAAAGTGAGTTATTctactttctttccattttcactcGATCAAACTTTAATGCACTGAAGGTAAAACCTGGATTATAGACTTTTTTACTAATAATCAGAAAGGCTGAAGGACTCCTCCCTATGCTAGACAAACTCTACAAGGCAGTCACAGCAAAGGACAAAGCAGACTTCAAAGATTAAAAGTTTATTCACAAGTGCAATGCAAAAATCTATATACTGTTCCATATCTCAGTGCAAGTGATGCCTACCCTGTGCTGTACTCTCAGGGACACAGCATATCCCGCATTACGAAAGTGGTCTACAGCATCCTGGTGCAGCAGATTCTTCAGGTCTCGGCCATTTACCTgtcaaaaataacaagaaagaaaaaagagccaagaGATTAAGTCTTGTAAGTGAACAATTTACTTTCATGCAGCCAACCaatcccttaaaaataaaaccaagcttTCTCAGGGCAAATTCCAAGGGCTATGAGTATGGCTAAGCTACAAAGTGCTCAAGAGGAAGTTTCttcaattttcaaatttatgTTTTCCCATAACTGAGGATCCATGAACCATCTGACGTGAACCCAGGTTTAATAGATTGGTTCCTCCTCTTTCTTAGCTTCTGTGCTTATCTTGTTTGGATGTATCAGCTCCTGTTGCTGTATTTGCACATCATCTGTGgctatctgtctgtgtctatatAGGTAATGTCAGGTGACCCTCTGCAATATAATCTACTAGGTTATCCCCTTATCCTTTAAATTCCCAATCCTCAGCATTTCTAGCTTCATCCCTAGAAACATAATTCTCCAGCCCATTCTAGTAGGCTTATTTTATTAGGGAAATTGAACCAATTTCATTTGGTTCCATGTATAATTCCTGTCCTCCTTAAATTTACTAAAAATCTAATTTAGTGAAGATAGAAACCGTTACAGACCACTCGAATGTAGTTCATTCCTACTGTACAGACGTGACAAATGTGAAGGAGCACTAGTATTCTTTCTGGTGTTAGGAGTCACAACTGCTGTCTCTACTGCACTCAGTAGCGCGATACGTCCCACTCTATGcaagatacatatttttatatatcatcaGTATGTCCAATGTCTCTTTATAACTTCCCACAAAAGCAGAATATCATAACATCCCTTTTAATGACACTCCTACCCCTTCATTCAgatgtataatttttaaacagtATATAATCAGTTAATCTGTAATATCTGTTCTTCAGTCTAACACCATGACTATATGCTATTTTCTCTCCTATGGTTGCCATTTTAGGTTGTGGATACTTAACTACATTATGGTGGCTGCCTTTTCGGACTTACTTTACAAAGTTTCTCCCCATTCCCACCTTAAATGCTGTCTCACAATCTGCTTCCCTATAGTACAATTCTGTTAATAAACATTTTACTGTTCAAGGCACAAAAATGGAACTGGTAAGCAAGGGAAGCAGGCACTCGACCTACTATGCAATCTCCAGCACATCTAACAAACTCCTTCgtccaattaaaaaatgtgctTGCACTATGAAATGCAGCTGGCTCATGGCCCAATCTCTGTCATCAATATGACTTTTATGAGCATTGGTCAAAATGGAGCATTCCTATATGTAGTACAGAAGAACCAGCTACATCACCATGAACCTAGTAAGAATATTAAGTTCACGATAAGTGACTATTCTTGACTAGCT
This window of the Acomys russatus chromosome 1, mAcoRus1.1, whole genome shotgun sequence genome carries:
- the Synj2bp gene encoding synaptojanin-2-binding protein; amino-acid sequence: MNGRVARLVAEEEINLTRGPSGLGFNIVGGTDQQYVSNDSGIYVSSIKENGAAARDGRLQEGDKILSVNGRDLKNLLHQDAVDHFRNAGYAVSLRVQHRLPVQNGPIAHRGEGEPSGIPVAMVLLPVFAFTMVAVWAFVRYRKQL